The following coding sequences lie in one Silene latifolia isolate original U9 population chromosome 5, ASM4854445v1, whole genome shotgun sequence genomic window:
- the LOC141657399 gene encoding pentatricopeptide repeat-containing protein At3g49240, mitochondrial, producing MAALSKPSSSILHRLKSLSLHRLNHLPQPTPLSSRRFLSFATADDIAAERRKRKRQLRMQPPLSPSRQQSPQQQQPRRPPSSSTANPNSAKLPDHVYLLTGNRLNCHNNILKLIRENDLDEAALYTRHSVYSNCRPTIFTCNAVFNALLRQSRYSDFLSLHRFITQAGIASNIITYNLLITLYCECRKPDSALEHYKRLIEDAPFDPSPETYRILIKGLVDNNKLEKAIEIKDEMLSRGFDPDPVVYGHLMNGWAKNKDGDKVLELFEELKEKLGGYITKGIVYGPLMKGYFCKGMDEDGVRVFEELMGEDSKVKMDDVAYNLVLDAFCKHGKFEEAIKLFEKMKSFHNPPWKLTVNLGSYNVMADGYCAEGRFKEAVEVFMNMGEKFCSPDILSFNNLIEQLCNNDLLPEAEELSVKMCEKGVNPDEVTYCLLMETCFKESRPDAAAGYFRKMIDENLRPNLAVYNKLVEGLVQVGKIDEAKSFFDLMVKKLKFNSASYEFMFKALCDVGKLDDVLSIVSDMLDEGSVDLNEDMHKIVKDGLRNQGLEEEELDRLIEQKENEKEEAKRLEAEKAEKAKESARAAVASIIPPKLFGNNDDKQSSALSGSADIMSNNEVITSESSSPESTSGGLAVEEVTGGDSAGESTPKSVDPAQAAA from the exons ATGGCGGCACTCTCAAAACCCTCTTCCTCAATCCTCCACCGCCTCAAATCCCTTTCTCTCCACCGTCTCAACCACCTTCCACAACCCACACCCCTCTCTTCCCGCCGATTCCTCTCCTTCGCTACCGCAGACGATATCGCCGCCGAACGCCGTAAACGCAAACGCCAACTTCGAATGCAACCACCTCTTTCCCCTTCCCGCCAACAATCTCCGCAGCAACAACAACCTCGTCGCCCACCTTCATCCTctaccgcaaaccctaattctgCCAAACTCCCTGACCATGTCTACCTACTCACCGGCAACCGTCTTAATTGCCATAACAACATTCTTAAGCTTATTCGCGAGAATGATCTTGACGAAGCCGCCTTGTATACGCGTCACTCTGTTTATTCTAATTGTCGTCCCACTATTTTTACCTGTAATGCTGTTTTTAATGCGTTGCTTAGACAAAGTCGCTATTCCGACTTTTTGTCGCTTCATCGCTTTATTACTCAAGCCG GTATTGCATCAAATATAATCACTTACAATCTTTTGATTACTCTGTACTGTGAGTGCCGGAAGCCTGACTCTGCTCTTGAGCATTATAAGAGGTTGATTGAGGATGCGCCATTCGATCCATCACCAGAGACTTATCGAATATTGATCAAGGGCTTGGTTGATAATAATAAGCTCGAGAAGGCAATTGAAATCAAAGATGAAATGCTGTCAAGGGGTTTCGACCCTGATCCTGTTGTTTACGGGCATCTGATGAATGGATGGGCTAAGAATAAAGACGGGGATAAAGTTTTGGAGCTTTTTGAGGAGTTGAAGGAGAAATTGGGCGGGTATATTACAAAAGGAATTGTGTATGGACCATTGATGAAAGGGTATTTCTGTAAGGGGATGGATGAGGATGGAGTGAGGGTATTTGAAGAGTTAATGGGGGAGGATTCAAAGGTTAAGATGGATGACGTGGCTTACAATTTGGTTTTGGATGCTTTCTGCAAGCACGGTAAATTTGAGGAGGCTATCAAATTGTTTGAGAAGATGAAGAGCTTTCATAATCCACCTTGGAAGCTGACCGTGAATCTAGGCAGCTATAATGTGATGGCAGATGGTTATTGTGCAGAAGGAAGGTTTAAGGAAGCGGTTGAAGTATTCATGAACATGGGTGAGAAATTTTGTAGCCCTGATATTCTATCATTCAACAATTTGATTGAGCAGCTGTGTAACAATGATTTGTTACCTGAAGCGGAGGAACTCTCGGTCAAAATGTGTGAGAAAGGAGTTAATCCAGATGAAGTGACTTATTGTTTGTTGATGGAAACATGCTTTAAGGAAAGTAGGCCAGATGCTGCTGCTGGGTATTTTAGGAAAATGATTGATGAAAATTTAAGGCCTAACTTGGCTGTCTATAACAAGTTGGTTGAAGGATTAGTTCAGGTGGGAAAAATAGACGAGGCAAAGTCATTCTTTGATTTGATGGTGAAGAAGCTCAAGTTCAACTCTGCAAGTTATGAATTTATGTTCAAGGCCTTGTGTGATGTCGGGAAACTGGATGATGTGCTTAGCATTGTCAGTGATATGTTGGATGAGGGAAGCGTTGACCTCAATGAAGATATGCACAAAATTGTTAAAGATGGCCTGAGAAATCAAGGGCTAGAGGAGGAGGAATTAGATAGACTTATTGAGCAGAAGGAGAATGAGAAAGAAGAGGCTAAAAGATTGGAGGCTGAAAAGGCGGAAAAAGCCAAAGAAAGTGCTAGAGCTGCTGTTGCTTCTATAATTCCACCCAAGCTGTTTGGTAACAATGACGACAAACAATCTAGTGCACTCTCTGGAAGTGCTGATATAATGTCGAACAATGAGGTGATAACCAGTGAATCATCTTCTCCTGAATCTACTTCAGGAGGATTAGCAGTGGAAGAAGTAACTGGAGGCGACTCAGCGGGCGAATCCACACCAAAGAGTGTGGACCCTGCGCAGGCTGCAGCTTAA